One window from the genome of Motilibacter peucedani encodes:
- the kdpC gene encoding potassium-transporting ATPase subunit KdpC: MPTTEGRTPPARASWAPQALAALRALALLTVVLGIAYPLLVTGIAKVALPGRADGSLLTRDGTVVGSSLLGQSFSDPQGKPLPQWFQPRPSAAGDGYDAASSSASNLGPENPDLLRAVEERRAAAAAADGTAPADVPPDALTASGSGLDPDISPEYARQQVARVARARGLDPAVVRRLVDAHVTGRTLGFLGEPHVRVLELNLALARLR, from the coding sequence GTGCCCACCACCGAGGGGCGCACGCCGCCGGCCCGCGCCTCGTGGGCGCCCCAGGCGCTCGCCGCCCTCCGGGCCCTGGCCCTCCTGACCGTCGTGCTCGGCATCGCGTACCCGCTGCTGGTCACCGGCATCGCGAAGGTCGCTCTCCCCGGCCGTGCGGACGGCTCTCTGCTCACCCGTGACGGGACCGTCGTCGGCTCCAGCCTGCTCGGTCAGTCCTTCTCCGACCCGCAGGGGAAGCCGCTGCCGCAGTGGTTCCAGCCCCGTCCCTCAGCCGCGGGCGACGGCTACGACGCCGCGAGCAGCTCGGCCTCCAACCTCGGCCCGGAGAACCCCGACCTGCTCCGGGCGGTGGAGGAGCGGCGCGCCGCCGCCGCAGCGGCCGACGGGACCGCGCCCGCAGACGTACCCCCCGACGCCTTGACCGCGAGCGGCTCCGGCCTCGACCCCGACATCAGCCCCGAGTACGCCCGCCAGCAGGTGGCCCGCGTCGCGCGGGCACGCGGCCTGGACCCGGCGGTGGTGCGCCGGCTGGTCGACGCCCACGTGACGGGCCGGACGCTCGGGTTCCTCGGCGAGCCGCACGTCCGGGTGCTCGAGCTCAACCTGGCGCTGGCCCGCCTGCGGTGA
- a CDS encoding sensor histidine kinase — protein sequence MARGHLRIYLGAAPGVGKTYAMLDEAQRRLARGGAVVVGVVETHDRAHTAALLEGLPVVPMRRVERRGIVLREMDLDGVLERRPELVLVDELAHTNAPGSRHEKRWQDVEELLAAGIDVLSTVNVQHLESLNDVVQKITGVPQRETVPDAVVRRADQVQLVDSTPEALRRRLAHGNVYPPERVDAALSNYFRPSNLTALRELALLWLADKVDDGLQELRLDLGVTDTWETRERVLVALTGGPGGDTLLRRAARIADRARGAELLAAYVARSDGLAAGSPDSLARQRALVESLGGTYHVLVGDDVADALLHFARAENVTQLVLGTSRRSRLRRTLGRESVSASVLRSSGDIDVHVVTHEEAAGSRQLPHPSSGVARRRRVWGLVLAVVLPVLVTAALTRTRSSVNLTSEALLLLLAVVAAALVGGAVPAAVSALLAASLLNWYFTPPLHTFTIGERNNVLAVLVFLVVGAAVSAVVDVAARRTSQAARASAEAAVLSAVAGSVLRGESALPALLDRLRDTFAVSSVALLERAGPLEPWSSVASSGPDPARSPDEGEVLVPAGDSLALVLRGRPLPAEDRRVLTAFAAQAAVARERSRLASAAQGAETVREADRVRTALLAAVGHDLRTPLAAAKTALSTLRAPDLHLDDEDHDELLASAEESLDRLTRLVSNLLDLSRLQAGAMSVLLRDVALDDVVPLALDSLGPAAARVTCDVPPTLPQVRADAGLLERVVANLVANALRYSPPGAAPHLAGSALGGRVELRVVDRGPGVPTAERERIFVAFQRLGDTDNTTGVGLGLALSRGLAEAMGGTLTAEDTPGGGLTMVLALEEATRS from the coding sequence ATGGCACGCGGTCACCTGCGCATCTACCTGGGCGCCGCGCCGGGGGTGGGCAAGACCTACGCCATGCTCGACGAGGCGCAGCGCCGGCTCGCGCGCGGGGGCGCGGTGGTCGTGGGCGTCGTCGAGACCCACGACCGGGCCCACACGGCCGCCCTGCTCGAGGGCCTTCCGGTCGTGCCGATGCGCCGGGTCGAGCGCCGGGGCATCGTGCTGCGCGAGATGGACCTCGACGGGGTGCTCGAGCGACGGCCCGAGCTGGTCCTGGTCGACGAGCTGGCGCACACCAACGCACCGGGGTCGCGGCACGAGAAGCGCTGGCAGGACGTCGAGGAGCTGCTCGCCGCCGGCATCGACGTCCTCTCGACCGTCAACGTGCAGCACCTGGAGTCGCTCAACGACGTGGTGCAGAAGATCACTGGCGTGCCGCAGCGCGAGACGGTCCCGGACGCGGTGGTGCGCCGGGCCGACCAGGTGCAGCTGGTCGACTCCACCCCGGAGGCGCTGCGCCGGCGCCTCGCGCACGGCAACGTCTACCCGCCCGAGCGCGTCGACGCCGCCCTCTCGAACTACTTCCGCCCCTCCAACCTCACGGCGCTGCGCGAGCTCGCGCTTCTGTGGCTGGCCGACAAGGTCGACGACGGGCTCCAGGAGCTGCGGCTCGACCTCGGCGTCACCGACACCTGGGAGACCCGCGAGCGGGTGCTCGTCGCCCTGACCGGCGGGCCGGGCGGCGACACGCTGCTGCGGCGGGCGGCGCGCATCGCCGACCGCGCCAGGGGCGCGGAGCTGCTCGCCGCCTACGTCGCCCGCTCCGACGGCCTGGCGGCCGGCTCCCCCGACTCCCTCGCGCGGCAGCGGGCCCTGGTCGAGTCGCTCGGCGGGACCTACCACGTGCTGGTCGGCGACGACGTCGCCGACGCCCTGCTGCACTTCGCCCGGGCCGAGAACGTCACGCAGCTCGTGCTCGGCACCAGCCGGCGCTCGCGCCTGCGCCGGACCCTCGGCCGCGAGTCGGTGAGCGCGAGCGTCCTGCGCAGCTCCGGCGACATCGACGTGCACGTGGTCACCCACGAGGAGGCCGCGGGCAGCCGGCAGCTGCCCCACCCGTCGAGCGGGGTCGCCCGGCGCCGGCGGGTGTGGGGGCTGGTGCTCGCGGTCGTGCTCCCCGTGCTGGTCACCGCTGCCCTGACCCGTACGCGCAGCTCGGTCAACCTCACCAGCGAGGCGCTGCTGCTGCTGCTGGCAGTGGTCGCTGCGGCGCTCGTCGGGGGAGCGGTGCCGGCCGCCGTCAGCGCCCTGCTCGCCGCCTCTCTGCTCAACTGGTACTTCACCCCGCCGTTGCACACCTTCACGATCGGCGAGCGCAACAACGTGCTGGCCGTGCTGGTCTTCCTCGTCGTGGGCGCCGCCGTCAGCGCGGTCGTCGACGTGGCTGCGCGGCGCACGAGCCAGGCGGCGCGCGCGTCCGCGGAGGCGGCGGTGCTGTCCGCGGTCGCCGGCAGCGTGCTGCGGGGCGAGAGCGCGCTCCCGGCGCTGCTCGACCGGCTGCGCGACACCTTCGCGGTGTCGTCGGTCGCCCTGCTGGAGCGCGCGGGCCCGCTGGAGCCGTGGTCGTCGGTGGCCAGCAGCGGACCCGACCCGGCCCGCTCGCCCGACGAGGGCGAGGTGCTGGTGCCCGCGGGCGACTCGCTGGCGCTGGTCCTGCGCGGACGCCCGCTGCCGGCGGAGGACCGCCGCGTCCTGACCGCGTTCGCCGCGCAGGCGGCCGTCGCGCGCGAACGGAGCCGGCTGGCGAGCGCCGCGCAGGGTGCGGAGACCGTGCGCGAGGCCGACCGGGTGCGTACGGCGCTGCTGGCCGCCGTCGGACACGACCTCCGCACGCCGCTGGCCGCCGCGAAGACGGCGCTGAGCACCCTGCGGGCTCCGGACCTGCACCTCGACGACGAGGACCACGACGAGCTGCTCGCCAGCGCCGAGGAGTCGCTCGACCGGCTCACCCGGCTGGTCAGCAACCTGCTCGACCTCAGCCGGCTGCAGGCCGGCGCCATGAGCGTGCTCCTGCGCGACGTCGCCCTCGACGACGTCGTGCCGCTGGCCCTCGACAGCCTCGGACCCGCTGCTGCGCGGGTGACCTGCGACGTGCCCCCCACCCTGCCGCAGGTGCGCGCCGACGCGGGGCTCCTCGAGCGCGTCGTGGCCAACCTGGTGGCCAACGCGCTGCGCTACTCGCCGCCCGGTGCGGCACCGCACCTGGCGGGCAGCGCGCTCGGCGGCCGCGTGGAGCTGCGCGTCGTCGACCGCGGGCCGGGAGTGCCCACGGCCGAGCGCGAGCGGATCTTCGTCGCCTTCCAGCGCCTGGGCGACACCGACAACACCACGGGCGTCGGGCTGGGGCTGGCGCTGTCGCGCGGGCTGGCCGAGGCGATGGGAGGCACGCTCACCGCTGAGGACACCCCGGGAGGAGGCCTCACCATGGTGCTCGCGCTCGAGGAGGCGACCCGGTCATGA
- a CDS encoding APC family permease: MTSTSARGTAAPRLRSWLLEGEEGRAARLPGPHAKPAPAHRAQAWWRVMCLTGVDYFSTLGYQPGIAALAAGAVAPVATLVLVALTLVGALPVYRRVARESPHGEGSIAMLERILPWWAGKLFVLVLLGFAATDFLITITLSAADASAHALENPYVPDWAHGHQVLLTAVLLAALSAVFLRGFREAIGIAVVLVTAYLALSAVVVADSLLEVARHPQLVRDWHALLVSEHPDWLGVLGTALVVFPKLALGLSGFETGVAVMPQIAGGSDDTPARPLGRIRGAHRLLTTAAVVMSVFLVLSSFTTTVLIPPAEFRSGGQASGRALAYLAHEHLGSAFGTAYDISTIAILWFAGASAMAGLLNLVPRYLPRYGMAPRWAKALRPLVLVFSAVALFVTWWFDASVDAQGGAYATGVLVLMTSATVAVALSARRLHQRGAALGFAAVAAVFAYTTATNVVERPDGVRIGGCFILAILVVSLLSRVRRAFELRAASVSFDAAAERYLLEAARSGALHVVANEPGRRDAREYREKADEARRLSNLPRFAPLVFLEVTVDDASDFETDLRVRGEERFGHRILTVHSSVIPNTVAELLLAVRDRTGTLPQVYFSWTEGNPLLHLLRFLFFGAGEVATVTREVLRQAEPDPARRPVVHVA; the protein is encoded by the coding sequence ATGACCAGCACGTCGGCACGCGGCACCGCAGCACCGCGCCTGCGCTCCTGGCTGCTCGAGGGTGAGGAGGGCCGGGCCGCCCGGCTGCCCGGCCCGCACGCGAAGCCCGCCCCGGCGCACCGCGCGCAGGCGTGGTGGCGCGTGATGTGCCTGACCGGCGTCGACTACTTCTCGACCCTGGGCTACCAGCCGGGCATCGCGGCCCTGGCGGCGGGCGCGGTCGCACCCGTGGCCACGCTCGTGCTGGTGGCGCTGACGCTGGTCGGGGCACTGCCGGTCTACCGCCGGGTGGCCCGCGAGAGCCCCCACGGCGAGGGCTCGATCGCCATGCTGGAGCGGATCCTGCCGTGGTGGGCGGGCAAGCTGTTCGTGCTGGTGCTGCTGGGCTTCGCCGCGACCGACTTCCTCATCACCATCACGCTCTCGGCGGCCGACGCCTCCGCCCACGCGCTCGAGAACCCCTACGTCCCCGACTGGGCGCACGGGCACCAGGTGCTGCTGACCGCGGTGCTGCTCGCCGCCCTCTCGGCCGTCTTCCTGCGAGGGTTCCGCGAGGCCATCGGCATCGCGGTCGTCCTCGTCACCGCGTACCTCGCCCTGAGCGCCGTCGTCGTGGCGGACTCGCTGCTCGAGGTCGCCCGCCACCCTCAGCTCGTGCGCGACTGGCACGCGCTGCTGGTGAGCGAGCACCCCGACTGGCTCGGCGTGCTGGGCACGGCGCTGGTCGTCTTCCCCAAGCTCGCGCTGGGCCTGTCCGGCTTCGAGACGGGCGTCGCGGTCATGCCGCAGATCGCGGGCGGCTCCGACGACACCCCGGCACGGCCGCTCGGGCGCATCCGCGGCGCCCACCGCCTGCTCACGACCGCGGCGGTGGTCATGAGCGTCTTCCTCGTGCTGTCGAGCTTCACCACCACGGTGCTGATCCCCCCGGCGGAGTTCCGCAGCGGCGGGCAGGCCAGCGGCCGGGCGCTCGCCTACCTCGCGCACGAGCACCTCGGCAGCGCGTTCGGCACCGCCTACGACATCAGCACGATCGCGATCCTGTGGTTCGCCGGCGCCTCGGCCATGGCCGGGCTGCTCAACCTGGTGCCGCGCTACCTGCCGAGGTACGGCATGGCGCCCCGGTGGGCCAAGGCGTTGCGCCCGCTGGTGCTGGTGTTCTCGGCCGTCGCGCTGTTCGTCACCTGGTGGTTCGACGCCAGCGTCGACGCGCAGGGCGGCGCCTACGCCACCGGCGTCCTCGTGCTCATGACCTCGGCGACCGTCGCCGTGGCGCTGTCCGCGCGGCGGCTGCACCAGCGGGGGGCGGCGCTGGGCTTCGCCGCCGTCGCGGCGGTGTTCGCCTACACGACGGCCACCAACGTCGTGGAGCGGCCCGACGGCGTACGCATCGGCGGGTGCTTCATCCTCGCCATCCTCGTCGTGTCGCTGCTCTCACGCGTGCGCCGCGCGTTCGAGCTGCGGGCTGCCAGCGTCAGCTTCGACGCTGCCGCCGAGCGCTACCTGCTCGAGGCCGCGCGCTCCGGCGCGCTGCACGTCGTCGCGAACGAGCCCGGACGCCGCGACGCCCGCGAGTACCGCGAGAAGGCCGACGAGGCGCGCCGTCTGAGCAACCTGCCGCGCTTCGCGCCGCTGGTCTTCCTCGAGGTCACCGTCGACGACGCCTCCGACTTCGAGACCGACCTGCGGGTGCGCGGCGAGGAGCGGTTCGGCCACCGCATCCTCACGGTGCACAGCTCGGTCATCCCGAACACCGTCGCCGAGCTGCTGCTCGCCGTCCGCGACCGCACCGGCACCCTGCCGCAGGTCTACTTCTCCTGGACCGAGGGCAACCCGCTCCTGCACCTGCTGCGCTTCCTCTTCTTCGGCGCCGGCGAGGTCGCCACCGTCACCCGCGAGGTGCTGCGGCAGGCTGAGCCCGACCCGGCGCGCCGGCCGGTCGTGCACGTCGCCTGA
- a CDS encoding response regulator: MTRVLVVDDEPQLVRSLRITLRARGFEVHTATTGAEALAEAARAHPDVVLLDLGLPDMDGVDVVRGLRGWSDVPVIVLSGRSDSLDKVEALDAGADDYVTKPFDVDELLARTRAVSRRSAPPEARPVVRFGEVVVDLADRRVTRTGADDEPVRLTPTEWRLLEVLVRHPGRLVTQQQLLREVWGPAYGEETNYLRQYVAQLRRKLEPGADRPRHLLTEPGMGYRFQP, from the coding sequence GTGACCCGCGTGCTGGTCGTCGACGACGAGCCGCAGCTCGTGCGCTCGCTGCGCATCACGCTGCGGGCCCGCGGGTTCGAGGTGCACACCGCCACCACCGGCGCCGAGGCGCTGGCGGAGGCGGCCCGCGCCCACCCCGACGTCGTCCTGCTCGACCTGGGGCTGCCCGACATGGACGGCGTGGACGTCGTGCGCGGGCTGCGCGGCTGGAGCGACGTGCCGGTCATCGTGCTGTCCGGCCGCAGCGACAGCCTCGACAAGGTGGAGGCGCTCGACGCGGGCGCCGACGACTACGTCACCAAGCCCTTCGACGTCGACGAGCTGCTGGCCCGCACCCGGGCGGTGAGCCGCCGGTCGGCTCCTCCGGAGGCGCGGCCGGTGGTCCGGTTCGGCGAGGTCGTGGTCGACCTCGCCGACCGGCGGGTCACGCGTACCGGCGCCGACGACGAGCCGGTGCGGCTCACGCCGACGGAGTGGCGGCTGCTCGAGGTGCTGGTCCGCCACCCCGGCCGGCTGGTCACCCAGCAGCAGCTGCTCCGCGAGGTGTGGGGGCCCGCCTACGGCGAGGAGACCAACTACCTGCGCCAGTACGTCGCCCAGCTGCGGCGCAAGCTGGAGCCCGGCGCCGACCGGCCGAGGCACCTGCTGACCGAGCCGGGCATGGGCTACCGCTTCCAGCCCTGA
- a CDS encoding ANTAR domain-containing protein produces the protein MERGDDVTAWGEHLAALDDELARREAEALTSGTWTPRELAALASERDALAEQWDELAAVHDARATRRDEAALARDVEATRRGRRRDSGAGAHDPAGERFLAARERDAALVEREGSRAERQHASDDRGRGARARERAAADRDQAVQRAEAGDAEVSALHQALETSRQVGMARGMLMERHGVDGDGAFRLLAALARQAASTVPEAAAVLVAAAGARGAGAGQPADAPGG, from the coding sequence ATGGAGCGAGGAGACGACGTGACGGCGTGGGGAGAGCACCTGGCCGCGCTCGACGACGAGCTGGCCCGCCGCGAGGCGGAGGCGCTCACGTCCGGCACGTGGACCCCGCGCGAGCTGGCGGCGCTGGCGAGCGAGCGCGACGCCCTGGCCGAGCAGTGGGACGAGCTCGCGGCGGTGCACGACGCGCGGGCCACCCGGCGCGACGAGGCCGCTCTCGCCCGCGACGTCGAGGCCACCCGGCGGGGACGGCGCCGCGACTCGGGGGCGGGCGCGCACGACCCGGCCGGCGAGCGCTTCCTCGCGGCCCGCGAGCGCGACGCTGCCCTGGTCGAGCGGGAGGGGTCCCGCGCGGAGCGCCAGCACGCCAGCGACGACCGCGGCCGCGGCGCCCGGGCCCGCGAGCGCGCCGCGGCCGACCGCGACCAGGCGGTGCAGCGCGCCGAGGCGGGCGACGCCGAGGTCTCGGCCCTCCACCAGGCGCTCGAGACCAGCCGGCAGGTCGGCATGGCCCGGGGGATGCTCATGGAGCGGCACGGCGTCGACGGCGACGGCGCCTTCCGACTGCTCGCCGCGCTCGCCCGGCAGGCGGCCAGCACGGTGCCGGAGGCCGCGGCGGTGCTCGTCGCCGCGGCCGGCGCACGCGGTGCGGGTGCCGGTCAGCCGGCGGACGCGCCCGGCGGGTAG
- a CDS encoding ABC transporter ATP-binding protein, whose amino-acid sequence MAPSSQPVEEPVAVCAGLLKIYVSATGETHALRGVDARFARGTVTAVTGPSGSGKSSLLGVLALQERASGGELTVLGRPVGGLSGRAVTSLRRRHVSWVAQRPSHSLFPRLTAAQQLRQVAGLRGDDPRTPVQALDELGLAPLAGSRPGELSGGEQQRLAVAVATWGAPDLLVADEPTAELDDESAVLVLEQLHRAAAAGSAVVLSTHDARAVGAADRVLALRHGVLSTERDRGGRVTAPIDSTGRLQLPADALELFPGGRALVERDGDGLRLRPVAEGDR is encoded by the coding sequence GTGGCGCCGAGTAGCCAGCCGGTCGAGGAGCCCGTCGCCGTGTGCGCGGGCCTGCTGAAGATCTACGTCTCGGCCACCGGCGAGACGCACGCGCTGCGGGGCGTCGACGCGCGCTTCGCCCGCGGCACCGTGACCGCGGTGACCGGGCCGTCGGGCAGCGGCAAGTCGAGCCTGCTGGGCGTCCTCGCCCTCCAGGAGCGCGCGAGCGGCGGCGAGCTCACCGTCCTCGGGCGGCCGGTCGGCGGCCTGTCGGGCCGGGCGGTCACCTCGTTGCGCCGGCGCCACGTCTCCTGGGTGGCCCAGCGGCCCAGCCACTCGCTGTTCCCGCGGCTCACCGCCGCCCAGCAGCTGCGGCAGGTCGCGGGCCTGCGCGGCGACGACCCGCGTACGCCGGTGCAGGCGCTCGACGAGCTCGGGCTGGCGCCGCTGGCGGGCTCGCGCCCGGGCGAGCTGTCCGGCGGCGAGCAGCAGCGGCTGGCTGTGGCCGTCGCCACCTGGGGCGCGCCCGACCTGCTGGTGGCCGACGAGCCGACCGCGGAGCTCGACGACGAGTCGGCGGTCCTGGTGCTCGAGCAGCTGCACCGGGCCGCCGCGGCGGGCAGCGCGGTCGTGCTCTCGACGCACGACGCCCGCGCCGTGGGAGCCGCCGACCGCGTGCTGGCGCTGCGGCACGGGGTGCTCTCGACCGAGCGCGACCGGGGCGGCCGGGTCACCGCGCCGATCGACTCCACGGGCCGGCTCCAGCTGCCCGCCGACGCCCTGGAGCTCTTCCCCGGAGGTCGCGCGCTGGTCGAGCGCGACGGCGACGGCCTGCGCCTGCGCCCGGTGGCGGAGGGCGACCGGTGA
- a CDS encoding ABC transporter ATP-binding protein — MSAAPVLVVRAVSHVAGAGRHAVPVLTDVSVVAHRGELVALAGRSGSGKTTLCHLVAGAMRPGSGEVLVEGRPADSIDDWAVRAFLPQRLGLAEELTVEENAHLPARLRGATPDAGLLARLALDAIAAQPAVQTSLGEQQRTGLARALCLRPGLLVLDEPTGHQDDANVDRVLGELQRAAATGTTVLAATHDPRVIAVASRVVRLEGGRVDG, encoded by the coding sequence GTGAGCGCCGCGCCGGTGCTCGTCGTGCGCGCGGTCAGCCACGTGGCGGGCGCGGGGCGCCATGCCGTACCCGTCCTCACCGACGTCAGCGTGGTCGCACACCGCGGCGAGCTGGTCGCCCTCGCCGGACGTTCGGGCTCAGGCAAGACCACGCTGTGCCACTTGGTCGCGGGTGCGATGAGGCCCGGCAGTGGCGAGGTCCTCGTCGAGGGACGCCCGGCCGACAGCATCGACGACTGGGCGGTGCGGGCCTTCCTGCCGCAGCGGCTCGGTCTGGCCGAGGAGCTCACCGTCGAGGAGAACGCCCACCTGCCGGCGCGGCTGCGCGGCGCGACGCCTGACGCCGGCCTCCTGGCGCGGCTGGCGCTCGACGCGATCGCGGCTCAGCCGGCCGTGCAGACCTCACTGGGCGAGCAGCAGCGCACCGGCCTCGCACGGGCGCTCTGCCTCCGTCCGGGGCTGCTCGTCCTCGACGAGCCGACGGGGCACCAGGACGACGCCAACGTCGACCGGGTGCTGGGCGAGCTGCAGCGCGCTGCAGCGACGGGTACGACTGTGCTGGCCGCCACGCACGACCCCCGTGTCATCGCGGTGGCCTCGCGCGTGGTTCGCCTCGAGGGCGGCCGAGTCGACGGCTGA
- a CDS encoding fatty acid desaturase family protein produces the protein MAPSARFAVGSEYAELSRQVRAAGLLARDRGFYWRRASGCIAVFAACWAAFVLLGNSWFQLAVAAVLAAVVTQFGFLGHDGAHRQVFDSPRWNEWSARILAGAFAGLSYSWWASKHNRHHSGPNQQGKDPDIGPGVLAFTPAVAAGRSGLAAWLTRHQGWAFFPLLTLEGLHLHIASVQTLVQQKGAPHRWTELGLVTGRLAANLAVVLVLLPPGKAAAFLAVQLGLTGVFLGGSFAPNHKGMPLVPRDARIDFLRRQVLMSRNVDGGRLTDFAMGGLNYQIEHHLFPSMPRRHLRLAQPIVRRFCAEHGVAYTQTSLLSSYGIVVRYLNAVGLRARDPFTCPLVALYRA, from the coding sequence ATGGCACCGTCCGCACGCTTCGCCGTCGGCAGCGAGTACGCCGAGCTGTCGCGCCAGGTGCGCGCAGCCGGCCTGCTCGCCAGGGACCGCGGCTTCTACTGGCGCCGCGCGAGCGGATGCATCGCCGTCTTCGCGGCCTGCTGGGCCGCGTTCGTCCTGCTGGGCAACTCCTGGTTCCAGCTCGCCGTCGCCGCAGTGCTGGCCGCCGTCGTCACCCAGTTCGGCTTCCTCGGCCACGACGGCGCCCACCGGCAGGTCTTCGACTCGCCGCGGTGGAACGAGTGGTCGGCGCGGATCCTCGCCGGTGCGTTCGCCGGACTCAGCTACAGCTGGTGGGCGAGCAAGCACAACCGGCACCACAGCGGCCCGAACCAGCAGGGCAAGGACCCCGACATCGGCCCCGGCGTCCTCGCCTTCACCCCCGCGGTCGCCGCGGGACGCAGCGGCCTGGCCGCCTGGCTGACCCGTCACCAGGGCTGGGCCTTCTTCCCGCTGCTGACCCTCGAGGGGCTGCACCTGCACATCGCGAGCGTGCAGACCCTGGTGCAGCAGAAGGGTGCGCCGCACCGCTGGACCGAGCTCGGGCTCGTCACCGGACGGCTCGCCGCCAACCTCGCGGTCGTGCTCGTCCTGCTCCCCCCGGGCAAGGCCGCGGCGTTCCTGGCCGTGCAGCTCGGCCTCACGGGGGTCTTCCTCGGCGGGTCCTTCGCACCCAACCACAAGGGCATGCCGCTCGTGCCGCGAGACGCGCGCATCGACTTCCTGCGGCGCCAGGTGCTGATGTCGCGCAACGTCGACGGCGGCCGGTTGACCGACTTCGCCATGGGCGGGCTCAACTACCAGATCGAGCACCACCTCTTCCCGAGCATGCCGCGGCGCCACCTGCGCCTGGCCCAGCCGATCGTCCGCCGCTTCTGCGCCGAGCACGGCGTCGCCTACACCCAGACGAGCCTGCTCAGCTCCTACGGGATCGTCGTGCGCTACCTCAACGCGGTCGGCCTGCGGGCGCGCGACCCGTTCACCTGCCCGCTCGTCGCTCTCTACCGCGCCTGA
- a CDS encoding STAS domain-containing protein — MDPTISSRSEGGVIIVEATGELDTHAAPRLLGTLRDLSTQGRQRVVVDLTGVTFVDSAALGVLIGARKRARLGDGELHLVVTHPHVLRLLHMTGLHKVFDVHGTVDAALAAVQATAADAPAHRSGV, encoded by the coding sequence ATGGATCCGACGATCAGCAGCCGGAGCGAAGGCGGCGTGATCATCGTCGAGGCCACCGGCGAGCTCGACACGCACGCGGCGCCACGCCTTCTCGGGACGCTGCGCGACCTGTCGACCCAGGGTCGGCAGCGCGTCGTCGTCGACCTCACGGGCGTGACGTTCGTGGACTCGGCGGCCCTGGGCGTGCTCATCGGTGCGCGCAAGCGGGCGCGCCTCGGCGACGGGGAGCTCCACCTCGTCGTCACCCACCCCCACGTCCTGCGGCTGCTGCACATGACGGGCCTGCACAAGGTGTTCGACGTGCACGGTACGGTCGACGCGGCCCTGGCAGCGGTGCAGGCCACCGCCGCCGACGCGCCGGCACACCGGTCCGGCGTGTAG
- a CDS encoding TetR/AcrR family transcriptional regulator C-terminal domain-containing protein, translating to MPARRSTLSREQVMVAALELVDAEGLDALTMRRLGSRLGRDPMTLYRYAPSRADLLDGVAELVLAQLTIPQAPADWAEQLRCTAHDLRTLALAHPHVVPLLVTRPLATPLGLRPLGTLRPLEQLLALLTASGFSPVQALQVYRAYVGFLFGHLLTELQEVVADPDETDDLLRLGLHRLPPREFPLLRSLASELARYDGAAELERGLDVLLVGLAALRG from the coding sequence ATGCCCGCACGCCGGAGCACGCTGAGCCGCGAGCAGGTCATGGTCGCCGCGCTCGAGCTGGTCGACGCCGAGGGCCTCGACGCCCTCACGATGCGACGGCTGGGCAGCAGGCTGGGCCGCGACCCCATGACGCTCTACCGCTACGCGCCGAGCCGCGCCGACCTGCTCGACGGCGTCGCCGAGCTGGTGCTGGCGCAGCTCACCATCCCGCAGGCTCCGGCTGACTGGGCCGAGCAGCTGCGGTGCACGGCCCACGACCTGCGCACACTCGCCCTCGCGCACCCGCACGTCGTACCCCTGCTGGTCACCCGCCCGCTGGCCACGCCGCTCGGGCTGCGCCCGCTGGGCACCCTGCGGCCACTCGAGCAGCTGCTCGCGCTGCTCACCGCCTCGGGCTTCAGCCCGGTCCAGGCGCTGCAGGTCTACCGCGCCTACGTCGGCTTCTTGTTCGGGCACCTGCTCACCGAGCTGCAGGAGGTGGTGGCGGACCCCGACGAGACCGACGACCTGCTCCGGCTGGGGCTGCACCGGCTCCCGCCGCGCGAGTTCCCGTTGCTGCGTTCCCTGGCGAGCGAGCTCGCTCGCTACGACGGCGCGGCCGAGCTCGAGCGCGGGCTCGACGTCCTGCTCGTCGGCCTCGCGGCGCTGCGGGGCTGA